A genome region from Salinigranum halophilum includes the following:
- a CDS encoding PH domain-containing protein, with protein sequence MRPENEWFKPERLTRYYFAVEAFGFALVLAVIGLLAVSGILVEIAWWVRVAGGVLVVVAFGFVTWWIPAFFRTADYRLTDDEVEYRRGVFFQQKTTVPYNRITNVNAVQGPLQRLVGAGSVGVHTAGYGGQTGAELTVGGVGDYEEIRDQILGKVRRRPAEATDGDDHAAADSPVTASTRAESEGQFGALLDEVRRIRELLEQQRDRTA encoded by the coding sequence ATGAGACCGGAAAACGAGTGGTTCAAGCCCGAGAGACTCACGCGGTACTACTTCGCCGTCGAGGCGTTCGGATTCGCGCTCGTCCTCGCCGTCATCGGCCTCCTCGCAGTCAGTGGAATCCTCGTCGAAATCGCGTGGTGGGTCCGCGTCGCCGGTGGGGTGCTCGTCGTGGTCGCGTTCGGCTTCGTTACGTGGTGGATTCCGGCGTTCTTCCGGACGGCCGACTATCGGCTGACCGACGACGAGGTCGAGTACCGGCGCGGGGTCTTCTTCCAGCAGAAGACGACCGTTCCGTACAACCGGATTACCAACGTCAACGCCGTGCAGGGGCCGCTTCAGCGCCTCGTCGGCGCCGGGTCGGTCGGTGTCCACACGGCCGGCTACGGGGGGCAGACGGGCGCTGAGCTCACGGTCGGAGGAGTCGGTGACTACGAGGAGATCAGAGACCAGATACTCGGCAAGGTTCGCCGGCGACCGGCCGAGGCGACAGACGGCGACGACCACGCCGCCGCGGACAGCCCCGTCACGGCGAGCACACGAGCCGAGTCCGAGGGCCAGTTCGGCGCGCTCCTCGACGAAGTCCGGCGTATCAGAGAGCTCCTCGAACAGCA